In Brachypodium distachyon strain Bd21 chromosome 2, Brachypodium_distachyon_v3.0, whole genome shotgun sequence, one genomic interval encodes:
- the LOC106865951 gene encoding uncharacterized protein LOC106865951 isoform X1, with protein sequence MLPAVLPSVLPAVHLHDPAVPCAAALVGRLAYRGLAVASLHVDPLRPPRRSCSPRPRALATPSASSSPRSAPPSLAASAAAPPSSDRVGHPTCCCLRCRPLPPQDPAPFHASLSPLPPAIRSCFLEDFSGYDLSHHYLNLQKQVHLMRKDHIYYLKAILDQPNRLEDTDMILAQVTLQYEPVLESKMRALLAQADYDDALDGFAKKKSADWTDEEKRKDHKAMAQIQLHLHNNILQEVLTEKTAATLWLKLEEICMSKDLTSKMHVKQKLFLHRLQEGGNVLNHITEFKEIISDLAAMEVKYDEEDMGLMLLCSLPSSYTNFRDTILYSRDTLTLNEVYEALHSKEKMKHMVSHVGSSSSQGEGLSVRGRTNERSSNNGNRGKSSNGYRGRSKSRGKYKSCKYCKEDGHEISECYMLQNKEKRNGKFKQKDQQEDDARAIVVSKQDFDGDVLVVATGDSKMRDVWVLDTACTFHMTPHGEWFATYEVMPNGSVLMGDDSPCEIAGIGIVQIKMFDGTIRTLSDVRHIPNLKKNLISLSTLDNKGYKYSGGDEIVKVTKSSLVVMKGDMKATNLYHLRGMAITDNAIVVSPKLSGCY encoded by the exons ATGCTCCCCGCCGTACTTCCCTCCGTGCTCCCCGCAGTCCACCTCCATGATCCTGCCGTGCCatgcgccgccgcgctcgtcggCCGCCTCGCTTACCGCGGCCTAGCCGTTGCCTCCCTTCATGTGGACCCCCTCCGTCCACCTCGTCGCAGCTGCTCGCCTCGACCGCGCGCACTTGCCaccccctccgcctcctcctctcctcgctCCGCACCACCGTCGCTCGCTGCCTCGGCAGCTGCGCCTCCCTCAAGCGACCGTGTCGGCCACCCTACTTGCTGCTGCCTCCGTTGCCGACCTCTACCCCCACAAGATCCGGCCCCATTTCATGCATCATTGAGCCCTCTGCCGCCTGCAATAAG GAGCTGTTTTCTTGAGGATTTCTCAGGATATGATCTCAGCCATCATTATTTGAATTTGCAGAAGCAGGTTCATTTGATGCGGAAGGACCATATATATTATCTGAA GGCAATTTTGGATCAGCCTAATCGTCTGGAAGACACTGATATGATTTTGGCTCAAGTTACTCTACAATATGAACCTGTTCTGGAGTCCAAG ATGCGGGCGTTATTGGCGCAAGCCGATTATGATGATGCACTGGATGGTTTcgcgaaaaaaaaatctgctgaTTGGACTgacgaggagaagagaaaggatCACAAGGCTATGGCCCAAATTCAACTTCATCTGCACAACAATATTTTGCAAGAAGTCTTGACTGAGAAGACAGCCGCCACTCTATGGTTAAAGCTGGAAGAGATTTGCATGTCAAAAGATCTCACGAGTAAAATGCATGTGAAGCAAAAGTTATTTCTCCACCGACTGCAAGAAGGAGGTAATGTGTTAAATCACATTACTGAGTTTAAGGAGATTATATCTGACCTAGCGGCAATGGAAGTTAAGTATGATGAAGAAGATATGGGTTTAATGCTCCTATGTTCACTGCCAAGTTCATATACCAATTTTAGAGATACCATATTATACAGCCGTGATACTCTCACCCTTAATGAGGTTTATGAAGCTTTGCACTccaaggagaagatgaagcatATGGTGTCTCACGTTGGTTCAAGTTCGTCTCAGGGTGAGGGATTATCTGTTCGTGGTAGGACAAATGAGAGGAGCTCAAATAATGGAAATAGAGGCAAAAGTTCAAACGGCTACAGAGGCCGATCAAAATCCAGAGGCAAGTACAAGTCTTGCAAATATTGCAAGGAAGATGGGCATGAAATCTCCGAGTGTTACATGttgcagaacaaggagaaaaggaatgGCAAATTCAAACAGAAGGATCAACAAGAGGATGATGCCCGAGCCATCGTTGTTAGCAAACAAGATTTTGATGGTGATGTTCTCGTTGTCGCTACCGGTGATTCCAAAATGAGAGATGTTTGGGTTCTTGATACGGCATGTACTTTCCACATGACTCCGCACGGGGAGTGGTTTGCAACATATGAAGTTATGCCAAATGGTTCTGTGTTGATGGGCGATGATTCTCCATGCGAGATTGCAGGCATTGGCATCGTTCAAATCAAGATGTTTGATGGCACTATCAGAACTTTATCGGATGTTCGCCACATTCcgaatttgaagaaaaatcttaTCTCTTTGAGTACTCTTGACAATAAAGGGTACAAGTATTCAGGTGGAGATGAGATCGTCAAGGTCACAAAAAGTTCTCTTGTTGTGATGAAAGGTGATATGAAGGCTACAAATCTTTACCACCTTCGAGGTATGGCAATTACTGATAATGCTATTGTTGTTTCGCCTAAATTATCTGGATGCTACTAG
- the LOC106865951 gene encoding uncharacterized protein LOC106865951 isoform X3, whose translation MLPAVLPSVLPAVHLHDPAVPCAAALVGRLAYRGLAVASLHVDPLRPPRRSCSPRPRALATPSASSSPRSAPPSLAASAAAPPSSDRVGHPTCCCLRCRPLPPQDPAPFHASLSPLPPAIRSCFLEDFSGYDLSHHYLNLQKQVHLMRKDHIYYLKAILDQPNRLEDTDMILAQVTLQYEPVLESKSSMKMRMPTTTTRRIPA comes from the exons ATGCTCCCCGCCGTACTTCCCTCCGTGCTCCCCGCAGTCCACCTCCATGATCCTGCCGTGCCatgcgccgccgcgctcgtcggCCGCCTCGCTTACCGCGGCCTAGCCGTTGCCTCCCTTCATGTGGACCCCCTCCGTCCACCTCGTCGCAGCTGCTCGCCTCGACCGCGCGCACTTGCCaccccctccgcctcctcctctcctcgctCCGCACCACCGTCGCTCGCTGCCTCGGCAGCTGCGCCTCCCTCAAGCGACCGTGTCGGCCACCCTACTTGCTGCTGCCTCCGTTGCCGACCTCTACCCCCACAAGATCCGGCCCCATTTCATGCATCATTGAGCCCTCTGCCGCCTGCAATAAG GAGCTGTTTTCTTGAGGATTTCTCAGGATATGATCTCAGCCATCATTATTTGAATTTGCAGAAGCAGGTTCATTTGATGCGGAAGGACCATATATATTATCTGAA GGCAATTTTGGATCAGCCTAATCGTCTGGAAGACACTGATATGATTTTGGCTCAAGTTACTCTACAATATGAACCTGTTCTGGAGTCCAAG
- the LOC106865951 gene encoding uncharacterized protein LOC106865951 isoform X2: MRRRARRPPRLPRPSRCLPSCGPPPSTSSQLLASTARTCHPLRLLLSSLRTTVARCLGSCASLKRPCRPPYLLLPPLPTSTPTRSGPISCIIEPSAACNKKQVHLMRKDHIYYLKAILDQPNRLEDTDMILAQVTLQYEPVLESKMRALLAQADYDDALDGFAKKKSADWTDEEKRKDHKAMAQIQLHLHNNILQEVLTEKTAATLWLKLEEICMSKDLTSKMHVKQKLFLHRLQEGGNVLNHITEFKEIISDLAAMEVKYDEEDMGLMLLCSLPSSYTNFRDTILYSRDTLTLNEVYEALHSKEKMKHMVSHVGSSSSQGEGLSVRGRTNERSSNNGNRGKSSNGYRGRSKSRGKYKSCKYCKEDGHEISECYMLQNKEKRNGKFKQKDQQEDDARAIVVSKQDFDGDVLVVATGDSKMRDVWVLDTACTFHMTPHGEWFATYEVMPNGSVLMGDDSPCEIAGIGIVQIKMFDGTIRTLSDVRHIPNLKKNLISLSTLDNKGYKYSGGDEIVKVTKSSLVVMKGDMKATNLYHLRGMAITDNAIVVSPKLSGCY, encoded by the exons atgcgccgccgcgctcgtcggCCGCCTCGCTTACCGCGGCCTAGCCGTTGCCTCCCTTCATGTGGACCCCCTCCGTCCACCTCGTCGCAGCTGCTCGCCTCGACCGCGCGCACTTGCCaccccctccgcctcctcctctcctcgctCCGCACCACCGTCGCTCGCTGCCTCGGCAGCTGCGCCTCCCTCAAGCGACCGTGTCGGCCACCCTACTTGCTGCTGCCTCCGTTGCCGACCTCTACCCCCACAAGATCCGGCCCCATTTCATGCATCATTGAGCCCTCTGCCGCCTGCAATAAG AAGCAGGTTCATTTGATGCGGAAGGACCATATATATTATCTGAA GGCAATTTTGGATCAGCCTAATCGTCTGGAAGACACTGATATGATTTTGGCTCAAGTTACTCTACAATATGAACCTGTTCTGGAGTCCAAG ATGCGGGCGTTATTGGCGCAAGCCGATTATGATGATGCACTGGATGGTTTcgcgaaaaaaaaatctgctgaTTGGACTgacgaggagaagagaaaggatCACAAGGCTATGGCCCAAATTCAACTTCATCTGCACAACAATATTTTGCAAGAAGTCTTGACTGAGAAGACAGCCGCCACTCTATGGTTAAAGCTGGAAGAGATTTGCATGTCAAAAGATCTCACGAGTAAAATGCATGTGAAGCAAAAGTTATTTCTCCACCGACTGCAAGAAGGAGGTAATGTGTTAAATCACATTACTGAGTTTAAGGAGATTATATCTGACCTAGCGGCAATGGAAGTTAAGTATGATGAAGAAGATATGGGTTTAATGCTCCTATGTTCACTGCCAAGTTCATATACCAATTTTAGAGATACCATATTATACAGCCGTGATACTCTCACCCTTAATGAGGTTTATGAAGCTTTGCACTccaaggagaagatgaagcatATGGTGTCTCACGTTGGTTCAAGTTCGTCTCAGGGTGAGGGATTATCTGTTCGTGGTAGGACAAATGAGAGGAGCTCAAATAATGGAAATAGAGGCAAAAGTTCAAACGGCTACAGAGGCCGATCAAAATCCAGAGGCAAGTACAAGTCTTGCAAATATTGCAAGGAAGATGGGCATGAAATCTCCGAGTGTTACATGttgcagaacaaggagaaaaggaatgGCAAATTCAAACAGAAGGATCAACAAGAGGATGATGCCCGAGCCATCGTTGTTAGCAAACAAGATTTTGATGGTGATGTTCTCGTTGTCGCTACCGGTGATTCCAAAATGAGAGATGTTTGGGTTCTTGATACGGCATGTACTTTCCACATGACTCCGCACGGGGAGTGGTTTGCAACATATGAAGTTATGCCAAATGGTTCTGTGTTGATGGGCGATGATTCTCCATGCGAGATTGCAGGCATTGGCATCGTTCAAATCAAGATGTTTGATGGCACTATCAGAACTTTATCGGATGTTCGCCACATTCcgaatttgaagaaaaatcttaTCTCTTTGAGTACTCTTGACAATAAAGGGTACAAGTATTCAGGTGGAGATGAGATCGTCAAGGTCACAAAAAGTTCTCTTGTTGTGATGAAAGGTGATATGAAGGCTACAAATCTTTACCACCTTCGAGGTATGGCAATTACTGATAATGCTATTGTTGTTTCGCCTAAATTATCTGGATGCTACTAG
- the LOC106865952 gene encoding uncharacterized protein LOC106865952 — MILHLETVCASESIQGLALKHRDRTLVRGRSLDRLGFPISDEFATDIVLNSLPSAYAPFISNYHMHGMDKKLTELHGMLKTAEADLKKGTSQVLMVQNKAKFKKGSWTKKKKAKSGGKTQDSVPSAASGTKPSPTAGSTCFYCKTDGHWKRNCSKFLADKAKSGSGTSNSGAGKN; from the exons atgatattacatcttgaaactgtgtgtgctagtgagtcgatccagggactagcactaaagcacagagatcgaacccttgtaaggGGGCGGTCTTTGGATAGGCTGGGTTTTCCCATAAGCGATGAGTTCGCTACAGATATAGTTCTGAACTCTCTTCCTAGTGCATATGCTCCGTTCATCTCGAActatcacatgcatggtatggataagaagctcactgaactacatgggatgctcaagacagcagaggctgacctcaagaaaggcaccagtcaagtgttgatggtgcagaataaggctaagttcaagaagggttcttggactaagaagaagaaggctaagtCAGGAGGCAAAACTCAGGACTCTGTCCCGAGCGCTGCCTCAGGGACTAAGCCATCTCCTACAGCTGGATCCACTTGCTTCTATTGCAAGACGGATGGGcactggaagaggaactgcagcaagtttttggctgacaaagccaagagtggaagtgggacTTCTAACTCAG GGGCTGGTAAGAACTAG